A section of the Ictalurus punctatus breed USDA103 chromosome 8, Coco_2.0, whole genome shotgun sequence genome encodes:
- the gpr137 gene encoding integral membrane protein GPR137 — MEVIRPSSNSSVPPPFPIMPAMAPSVQLGVTILYTCLYGALFLIVYIQLWLLLFCRHKRWSYQSVFLFLCLFWAALRTTLFSFYFGDAVAANHLPTPIYWLLYCCPVCLQFFTLSLINLYFTQVLLKVRDSFSIEPRNRLYVARCVYATMSVVFLGVNVVCASLGERGDTGRVRNKTWTLVLVRVLVNDLLFIIEAVCLATSLLLLTRFSPTTSPYLHSKGTSLCRTAVLGAGVILLFLSRACYNLTVLIMSQNYKVESFGFDWYNISDQADLRNDLGDMGYIIFGAILFIWELLPTSLLILIFRVPRPNKEMNCSPAVNTTASRSYFFDDPRGMDGDTNATWSFSIRPNSSWFGSSETTPLLFNRTDQTNQHHSLYSTPQT; from the exons ATGGAGGTTATACGCCCCAGTTCCAACTCTTCCGTGCCTCCTCCTTTCCCAATAATGCCAGCTATGGCTCCGTCTGTACAGCTCGGAGTCACCATCCTTTACACTTGCCTGTACGGAGCTCTGTTCCTGATAGTGTACATCCAGCTCtggttgttgttattctgtcgtCATAAGAGATGGAGCTACCAGAGTGTTTTTCTGTTCCTCTGCCTGTTTTGGGCAGCCCTTCGTACTACTCTGTTTTCCTTTTACTTCGGTGATGCTGTTGCCGCCAACCACCTGCCCACTCCGATATACTGGCTCCTCTACTGTTGCCCCGTGTGCCTCCAGTTCTTTACTCTGAGCCTCATCAATCTCTATTTTACGCAG GTCTTGCTCAAAGTTAGAGACTCGTTTAGTATCGAACCCAGGAACCGATT GTATGTGGCCCGCTGTGTGTATGCAACCATGAGTGTGGTCTTCTTAGGTGTCAATGTGGTTTGTGCCAGTCTTGGGGAGAGAGGGGACACAGGCAGGGTCAGGAACAAAACCTGGACGCTGGTACTAGTCCGTGTCTTGGTAAATGACCTCCTTTTCATCATCGAGGCTGTGTGTCTGGCCACTTCGCTGCTGCTCCTGACTCGGTTCTCTCCCACCACCAGCCCTTATTTACACAGTAAG GGGACCAGCCTTTGCAGGACAGCTGTATTAGGAGCAGGTGTGATCCTTCTCTTCCTCAGCAGAGCGTGCTATAACCTTACCGTACTCATCATGTCACAGAATTACAAGGTGGAGTCCTTCGGCTTTGACTGGTACAACATCTCGGATCAG GCTGATCTTCGTAATGATCTCGGAGACATGGGCTACATTATTTTCGGAGCGATTCTTTTCATATGGGAGCTCCTCCCCACAAGCCTGCTGATTCTCATCTTCAGAGTGCCACGTCCTAATAAAGAAATG aaCTGTAGTCCTGCCGTCAACACAACGGCTTCACGCTCATATTTCTTTGATGATCCACGAGGGATGGATGGTGACACGAACGCTACTTGGTCTTTCAGCATACGCCCTAATAGCAG CTGGTTTGGCTCCAGTGAGACGACGCCGTTGTTGTTCAACAGAACAGATCAGACGAACCAGCATCACTCCCTCTACTCCACCCCACAGACTTGA